ACATGGGAGTGGACGTCGAGGAAGTCTGGAAAATCATCGAAGGCCCGCTGGTCCAGCTCAAGACAAAAATACAGTCTTGTCTCTCCTAACACGCATCCCATTCTTGGGGGTTCGTCCCGAGCAAGGCGCGTTTATTCCAACTCAATGAATTGCTTCGGCATCGGCACCACGACCCCCTCGAAACCCTGTGTCTTGAGATGCCCCGCCAGGGCCAGCGACTGGTCCTCGTCGCCGTGGACGATGAAGATCCCCTTCAGCTGCTTCCCGCAGCGCTCGACGAACTGGATCAGCTCGCCGCGATCGGCGTGCGCCGAGAAGGAGTTGATCACCTCGACCCGCGCGTTGAGGTCGCGCTCGACGCCGAAGACCCGCACCCGCCGCCGGCGCTCGACGATGCGGCGCCCCAGGGTATGCTTCGCCATGTAGCCGATGATCAGGATGGTGTTGTTGGGGTTCTCCATGTTGTTGCGTAGATGGTGAACGATGCGCCCGCCCTCGCACATGCCGGAAGCCGAGATGATGATCATCGGGTCCTCGCGGCCGTTCAAGGCCATCGACTCCTCGACCTCGGTGATGTAGCGCAGGTTGGTGAAGGCGAAGGGGTCCTTGCCCTGGGCGATGATGTCGCGGACCTGCTCGTCGAGCACCTGGGGGTAGAGCTTGAAGATGTCCGTCAGCCGCACCGAGAGCGGCGAATCGACATAGACGGGCATCTCCGGGATCGCCTTTTCCAAGAACAGCTGATTGAGCGTGAAGACCAAGAGCTGCGTGCGCTCGAGCGAGAAGCTCGGGATGATGACCTTGCCGCGGCGGGCGAAGGTCTCGTTGACCACGCGGGCGAGCTGGCCCTTCATCGTGGAGATCGGCTCGTGGTCGCGGTCGCCGTAGGTGCTTTCGATGATCAGGTAATTCGGCAGCACCGGGGTCTCGGGGTTGCGCATCAGCGGCATGTTCATGCGGCCCAGGTCGCCGGTGAAGGCGATGCGCGTCTTCCCGGAATCTGTCTTGACGTCCAGTTGCACCACCGCCGAGCCCAGGACGTGGCCCGCCTCCATGAAGCGGCACTTGACGTTCGGCGCCACGTCGAAATCCCTGTGATAGTCCACGGAGACGAACTGGCTCATCGCCTTCAGCACGTCCTGCTCGTCGTAGATAGGGTCGACCGGACCGAAATCCGGGTCGTAGAGCTCGTGCTTGTTGATGTACTCGGCGTCGGCCGCCTGGATGTAGGCCGAGTCCATCAGCATGATCGAGCTCAAGTCCCGCGTGGCGGGCGTCGAGAAGATGTTGCCCGAGAATCCCTTCTTGGAAAGAGTGGGAAAATTCCCCGCATGGTCGATGTGGGCGTGACTCAAGACCGCCGAGTCGATCATATTGACGTCGAAGGGAAAGGGCAGGATGCGGTTGCGGAGGATCGACTCTTTGCGATGGCCCTGAAAGAGCCCGCACTCGAGGAGCAGGCGGTGGCCCTTCATCTCCAGCACGTGCATGGAGCCGGTCACGGTCCGGACGCCACCTAAGAAAAGAAGTCTCAAAGAAGGGAACCTTGTCTTTGTAGGGGCGGGCGCGCCCGCCCCGCTATTACTGGTTCATGGAATCGATGAATTCTTTGTTCGTCTTCGTGTGCTGCAGCTTGTCGAGGATGAACTCCATCGCGTCGACCGAGTTGAGCGGCGCGAGCAGCTTGCGCAGGATCCAAACCCGGTTGAGGACCGCGTCGTCCAGCAGCAGCTCTTCGCGCCGCGTGCCGGACTTATTGATGTCGACGCAGGGGAAGATGCGCTTTTCCATCAACTTGCGGTCGAGATGGATCTCGCAGTTGCCGGTGCCTTTGAATTCTTCGAAGATGACCTCGTCCATACGCGATCCGGTGTCGATCAGGGCGGTGGCGATGATGGTCATCGAACCGCCCTCTTCGATATTGCGCGCGGCGCCGAAGAAGCGTTTGGGTTTGTGCAAGGCGTTGGAATCGACGCCGCCCGACAGGATCTTACCGGAAGGCGGGACAACCGTGTTGTAGGCGCGCGCCAGGCGCGTGATGCTGTCGAGCAGGATGACGACGTCGCGCTTGTGCTCGACCAGGCGCTTGGCCTTCTCGAGAACCATCTCGGCGACCTGCACGTGGCGGGAGGCGGGCTCGTCGAAGGTCGAGCTGATGACCTCGCCCTTGACGCTGCGCTGCATGTCGGTGACCTCTTCGGGACGCTCGTCGATCAAGAGGACGATCAGGATCACCTCGGGGTGGTTTTTGGTGATCGCGTTGGCGATATTCTGCATCATCATCGTTTTACCGGTGCGGGGCGCCGCGACGATCAGGGCGCGCTGTCCCTTGCCGATCGGGGTCAGCATGTCGATGATCCGCGAGGTGTAATTTTTGGGCTCGTTCTCCATGTGCAGCCGCGAGTTGGGATAGAGCGGCGTCAGGTTGTCGAACAGGATCTTGTCGCGGGCGACCTCGGGATCCTCGAAGTTGACGGACTCGACCTTAAGCAGGGCGAAATAACGCTCGGACTCTTTGGGGGAACGGATCTGGCCCGAGATCGTATCGCCGGTGCGCAGGTTGAAGCGGCGGATCTGCGAGGGCGAAACGTAGATGTCGTCGGGACCCGGCAGATAGTTGTAGTCGGGGGCGCGCAGGAAGCCGAAGCCGTCGGGCAGGGTCTCGAGGACGCCCTCGCCGAAGACGATGCCGCGCTTTTCGGTCTGGTTTTGCAGGATCGAGAAGATCAACTCTTGGCGGGTCATGCCGGCCGGATTTTCCACGCCGAAATCCTTCGACATGTTGATCAGGTCGTTGATCTTCATTTCTTTCAAATCTTTGAGGTTGAGCAGATTTCCGCCCTCGGCCGGCTCTTCGAAGGGCTCGTCGGCGACGTCGGGGATCTCGCCCGGGGTGTCGGTGATCATCGGAGGCGGCTGGTGGCCCTCGCCGTTGCGCTTGGGGGTGTGACGGCGACCGGCGCCGCGGCGGGTTTTGTTCTCGTATGTTTTGTTTTCTGGCATAGGAATGATCGCTTGGAAATGCGGCCCCTGGACGGGGAATTATGGATTGAAAGACATTCGCTTGAGAGGCTGGGAGGCCGCCTCAAGAACCTTTTCAAGAATTGGGGATTTCGTTCAGACAGTAGGCTGGTCGGGATTTAAACTCAAACCGAGTATCTGTCTTTCTATTCTAGGCACGATTATGTGGAGACCCCCTTGGAGTGTCAAGAGATAAAATTCGTTGCGGCGGGGCTGCCTCTTTCCCGGGATCCTCGATATTTTGCTTATATTGGATAACTTGACAGGGCCGAATGCAACCTTTAAGGCCAAGGAAAAGCCAAGGGAATGTCATGAAAAACCGAAAACTTTGGGGAGGCCGCTTCAAAAACGCATCGCTGGCCGAGGTCGACGCCTTCAACGCCTCGGTCGCCTTCGACCGCCGCCTCTATTTCTACGACATCGCGGGCAGCATCGCCCACGCCAAGATGCTGGGCAAGCGGGGGATCATTAAAAAGTCCGAGGCCGCCAAGATCGTGGCCGGCCTGAAGAAGGTCCTGCGCCTCATCGAGGCGGGGAAATTCCGCTGGGAGGTGGCGAAAGAAGACGTCCACCTCAACATCGAGTCCAAGTTGACCGAGCTGATCGGCCCCGCCGGCGGCAAGCTGCATAGCGCCCGCTCCCGCAACGACCAGGTGGCGACCGACCTGCGCCTCTACTGCCGAGACCAGATCGGCGAAATCGTCCTCGCCCTGCTCCAATTCCAGCGCGCCCTCCTCGACCAGGCCAAGAAAAACGTCGACCTCCTGATGCCAGGCTACACCCATCTGCAGCGCGCCCAGCCCATCTCGGTCGCGCATTATCTGATGGCCTACTACGAGATGGCCGACCGCGACCTGCGCCGCCTGCTCGACTCGATGCCGCGGGTCAACACCCTCCCGCTCGGCGCGGGCGCCCTGGCCGGGACCACCTTCCCCATCGACCGCGAGTTCGTCGCCCGCGAGCTGGGCTTCTCCGCGGTGGCCCGCAACAGCCTCGACGCGGTCAGCGACCGCGATTTCGTCGTCGAGACCCTGTCCAATTTGGCGATGATCATGATGCACCTCTCGCGACTGGCCGAGGAGTGGATCCTCTGGACTTCGCAGGAGTTCCAATTCCTCCAACTGCCCGAAGGCTACTGCACGGGCTCGTCAATGATGCCGCAGAAGGTGAACCCCGACGTCCTCGAGCTGATCCGCGGCAAGACCGGGCGGGTCTACGGCTCGCTGACGACCCTGCTGACCCTCATGAAGGGCCTGCCGCTCGCCTACAACAAGGACATGCAGGAAGACAAAGAGCCGCTCTTCGACGCCGTCGACACGGTCCTCGATTGCCTGCGCCTCGCCGCCCCGATGGTCGCCAAGACCCGCTTCAAGGCCGACAATCTCAAGAAGGCCCTCGGCGCGGGCTTCGTCCTGGCCACCGACGTGGCCGATTACCTCGCGACGAAGGGCGTCCCCTTCCGCCAAGCCCACCGCATCGTCGGCGAGCTGGTGGCCTATTGCCAAGACAAGGGCCTTGAATTAAAGGATTTGAAGCTGGCCGATTTGCGGCGCTTTGACGCGCATTTTCAGAAGGATGTCCTCGCCTGGATCGACGACGGCCACTCGGTGGACCGCCGGGCCTCGACCGGGGGCACCGCGCGGAAGCAGGTCAGAAAACAAATCGAGGCGGCGGAAAAGGCCTTAAAGGTCGCAGAGAAGGTTTTTAAGAATAGCTAAAAAAAAATCTAACAAACCGCCCGTCCGGGGAGCCGGGGGATACCCCTCGGAACGGGTTTTGGAAAGCCCCTCACCTTAAAGCCTTTATGGCAGGGGCTTTCCAACCTTTGTCCCGGCCGGCTTGAGGCCGGGACAAAAAAGTGAAGAGGGGTATCCCCCGGCTCCCCGGACGGGCGCACCGCATATGCACCATTTTGAATATAAAAACAAAATCCTCCACGCCGAACAGGTCCCCGTCCCCAAGATCGCCAAGGCGGTCGGCACGCCGGTCTACGTCTACTCGCACGCGACCCTGACGCGGCACTTCAAGGTCTTCGACGAGGCCTTCGCCGACATCCCGCACCTGATCTGCTACTCGATGAAGTGCAACTCCAACCTGGCGATCCTCCGCACCTTCGCGGGGCTGGGCGGCGGCATCGACATCGTCAGCCAGGGCGAGCTGTTCCGCGCCCTGAAGGCCGGCTGCGACCCGCGCAAGATCGTCTTCTCCGGGGTGGGCAAGACGGAGGAAGAGATCGCCTTCGCCTTGAAGAAGAAGATCTTGATGTTCAACGTGGAGAGCGAGCAGGAGCTGGCCGCCATCGACCGCGTCGCCCGCAAGTTGAAAAAGCGCGCGCCCGTCTCGCTGCGCGTCAATCCCGACATCGACCCCAAGACGCATCCCTACATCACGACCGGGATGAAGAAGAGCAAGTTCGGCATCCAGTACGAGGACGCCCTCGAGATCTACCGGCAGGCCCGGGCCATGAAAGGCATCGAGGTGGTGGGCGTGGACTGCCACATCGGCTCGCAGCTGACCGAGGTGCAACCCTTCATCGACGCCCTGCGCAAGGTGGTCGAGCTGATCCGCCGTCTGCAGGAGCTGAAATTGGACATCCGCTATCTCGATTTGGGCGGCGGTTTGGGGATTCGCTACGACGCCGAGACCCCGCCCTCTCCCGCCGAGTACGCCGCGGCGATCAAGCGCGAGCTTGCGGGCCTCGACCTCACCCTGATCTTCGAGCCGGGCCGGGTCCTGATGGGCAACGCGGGCATCCTGGTGACCAAGCTGCTCTACACCAAGGACCGCGACAACAAGAAGTTCTACATCGTCGACGCCGCGATGAACGACCTGATCCGCCCCGCCTTCTACGACAGCTACCACGAGATCCTGCCGGTGCAGCAGAAGGCCCGCGGCAAAACCGTGGTCGACGTGGTGGGGCCGATCTGCGAATCCGGCGACTTCCTCGCCACCGACCGCGAGCTGCCCGAGTACGAGCCCGGCGAGCTGATGGCGGTGATGAGCGCGGGCGCCTACGGCTTCTCGATGGCCTCCAACTACAACACCCGCCCGCGCGCCTGCGAGGTGCTGGTGAAGGGGAACAAATTCTACGTGATCCGCAAGCGCGAGAGCTACGCCGACCTGGTGCGCGGCGAGTCGATCCCCGCGGAGCTGAAAAAGAGGAAATCGGCCTAGATGAAACTCCCCTTCACCAAGATGCACGGCCTCGGCAACGACTTCATCGTCGTCAACTGCCTCGAGGAAAACTGCCCCGACTTGGCCCAGTACGCGGCCAAGCTCTGCGACCGCCGCTTCGGGATCGGCTGCGACCAGATGCTGGTGATCCGCCCCTCCGAGCGGGCCGATTTCAAGATGGACATCTACAACAACGACGGCGGGCAGGTCGAGATGTGCGGCAACGGGATCCGCTGCGTCGCCAAGTACCTGGTCGACCACGGCGCCACCAGCAAGGACGAGCTGGCGATCGAGACCCTGGCCGGGATCATCCGGCCGCGCCTGGTGGGCGACTTAGTCGAGGTCGACATGGGCGAACCCGTCCTCGAGGGGAAGGACATCCCGACCACCCTGGAGGGAAAGATCCTCAACCGCCCCCTGGCCGTGGACGGACACAGCTTCGACATCACTTGCGTGAGCATGGGCAATCCCCACTGCGTGATCTTCGTCGACGACGTGGCCCGGGCGCCCGTGACCACCCTCGGCCCGCTGATCGAGCGGCACCCCCTCTTTCCCAAGCGCACCAACGTCGAGTTCATCCAAGTCCTGGGCCCCGCCGAGCTGAAGATGCGCGTCTGGGAGCGCGGCGCCGGCGAGACCCTGGCCTGCGGCACCGGGGCCTGCGGGGCCTTGGTGGCGGCCGTGAT
The DNA window shown above is from Deltaproteobacteria bacterium PRO3 and carries:
- a CDS encoding MBL fold metallo-hydrolase produces the protein MRLLFLGGVRTVTGSMHVLEMKGHRLLLECGLFQGHRKESILRNRILPFPFDVNMIDSAVLSHAHIDHAGNFPTLSKKGFSGNIFSTPATRDLSSIMLMDSAYIQAADAEYINKHELYDPDFGPVDPIYDEQDVLKAMSQFVSVDYHRDFDVAPNVKCRFMEAGHVLGSAVVQLDVKTDSGKTRIAFTGDLGRMNMPLMRNPETPVLPNYLIIESTYGDRDHEPISTMKGQLARVVNETFARRGKVIIPSFSLERTQLLVFTLNQLFLEKAIPEMPVYVDSPLSVRLTDIFKLYPQVLDEQVRDIIAQGKDPFAFTNLRYITEVEESMALNGREDPMIIISASGMCEGGRIVHHLRNNMENPNNTILIIGYMAKHTLGRRIVERRRRVRVFGVERDLNARVEVINSFSAHADRGELIQFVERCGKQLKGIFIVHGDEDQSLALAGHLKTQGFEGVVVPMPKQFIELE
- the rho gene encoding transcription termination factor Rho; translation: MITDTPGEIPDVADEPFEEPAEGGNLLNLKDLKEMKINDLINMSKDFGVENPAGMTRQELIFSILQNQTEKRGIVFGEGVLETLPDGFGFLRAPDYNYLPGPDDIYVSPSQIRRFNLRTGDTISGQIRSPKESERYFALLKVESVNFEDPEVARDKILFDNLTPLYPNSRLHMENEPKNYTSRIIDMLTPIGKGQRALIVAAPRTGKTMMMQNIANAITKNHPEVILIVLLIDERPEEVTDMQRSVKGEVISSTFDEPASRHVQVAEMVLEKAKRLVEHKRDVVILLDSITRLARAYNTVVPPSGKILSGGVDSNALHKPKRFFGAARNIEEGGSMTIIATALIDTGSRMDEVIFEEFKGTGNCEIHLDRKLMEKRIFPCVDINKSGTRREELLLDDAVLNRVWILRKLLAPLNSVDAMEFILDKLQHTKTNKEFIDSMNQ
- the argH gene encoding argininosuccinate lyase, with the protein product MKNRKLWGGRFKNASLAEVDAFNASVAFDRRLYFYDIAGSIAHAKMLGKRGIIKKSEAAKIVAGLKKVLRLIEAGKFRWEVAKEDVHLNIESKLTELIGPAGGKLHSARSRNDQVATDLRLYCRDQIGEIVLALLQFQRALLDQAKKNVDLLMPGYTHLQRAQPISVAHYLMAYYEMADRDLRRLLDSMPRVNTLPLGAGALAGTTFPIDREFVARELGFSAVARNSLDAVSDRDFVVETLSNLAMIMMHLSRLAEEWILWTSQEFQFLQLPEGYCTGSSMMPQKVNPDVLELIRGKTGRVYGSLTTLLTLMKGLPLAYNKDMQEDKEPLFDAVDTVLDCLRLAAPMVAKTRFKADNLKKALGAGFVLATDVADYLATKGVPFRQAHRIVGELVAYCQDKGLELKDLKLADLRRFDAHFQKDVLAWIDDGHSVDRRASTGGTARKQVRKQIEAAEKALKVAEKVFKNS
- the lysA gene encoding diaminopimelate decarboxylase codes for the protein MHHFEYKNKILHAEQVPVPKIAKAVGTPVYVYSHATLTRHFKVFDEAFADIPHLICYSMKCNSNLAILRTFAGLGGGIDIVSQGELFRALKAGCDPRKIVFSGVGKTEEEIAFALKKKILMFNVESEQELAAIDRVARKLKKRAPVSLRVNPDIDPKTHPYITTGMKKSKFGIQYEDALEIYRQARAMKGIEVVGVDCHIGSQLTEVQPFIDALRKVVELIRRLQELKLDIRYLDLGGGLGIRYDAETPPSPAEYAAAIKRELAGLDLTLIFEPGRVLMGNAGILVTKLLYTKDRDNKKFYIVDAAMNDLIRPAFYDSYHEILPVQQKARGKTVVDVVGPICESGDFLATDRELPEYEPGELMAVMSAGAYGFSMASNYNTRPRACEVLVKGNKFYVIRKRESYADLVRGESIPAELKKRKSA
- a CDS encoding diaminopimelate epimerase; its protein translation is MKLPFTKMHGLGNDFIVVNCLEENCPDLAQYAAKLCDRRFGIGCDQMLVIRPSERADFKMDIYNNDGGQVEMCGNGIRCVAKYLVDHGATSKDELAIETLAGIIRPRLVGDLVEVDMGEPVLEGKDIPTTLEGKILNRPLAVDGHSFDITCVSMGNPHCVIFVDDVARAPVTTLGPLIERHPLFPKRTNVEFIQVLGPAELKMRVWERGAGETLACGTGACGALVAAVITGRAQREAVLHLKGGDLRIRWSEKNNRVYMTGPGEEVFTGSIELS